The following nucleotide sequence is from Pseudonocardia sp. C8.
GCGACCCGACCAGCAGCGGCACCGGCCGTCCGGCGGACGCCGCGCCGGCCACGTCGGTGCCGACGCCCCGGGTCCACGGCCGCACCCGGTAGGGGCCCGCCGCCGGGGCGTGCCGGCGCAGCCAGGCCCGCATCCCCCACGGGGTCGTGCCGAGCGCACGCGGCCAGAGCCGGTTGGCCTGGCGGTGAGCGAGGCGCTGCGCGGCGGCGAACCGGTCCGCGGCCGGGCCCGGCCATCCCGACCCGGTCAGCGCGGCCGTCACGAGGAGCACCGACGGCCCGCAGGACACGCCGTCGGCCTGCCGGCCCAGGACGGCCCCGACGGCGTCCGCACGGTGCATGCCGCGATCCTGCCCGGGCGCGGCGCCGCCGTCACGGCGGGGCGCCCGATGTCCTGCCTACGCTCGCCCCATGAGCTCCCTGTCACCCGAGGTCGTCGCGTTCCTGCGCCACGGCACCCGCACCGGCATGCTCGGCTGGACGGCGAAGGACGGCCGCCCGCTGGCCGCGCCGGTCTGGTTCCTGGTCGAGGACGGAACGCTCGTGTTCAACACCGGCGCGGGCACCGCGAAGGGACGCGCGATCTCCCGCGACCCGCGGGTGGTGCTCACCGCGGACCTGCCGGAGCCGCCGTACGCGTTCGTCCAGGTCCAGGGAATCGCCGAGACCGACGACGACCCGGCCGAGCTGCTCCGGACCGCCACCGCGCTGGGCGCGCGCTACATGGGGCCGGACCGGGCGGAGGAGTTCGGCCGGCGCAACGGGGTCCCGGGCGAGCTCGTCGTCCGGATCCGGCCGACGAAGGTGGTCTCCTCGCTGGACATCACGGCCTGAGCCACGCCCGTCGCCCGGCCGGGTGGAACCCGGCCGCGGCACCGGCGCGCCCGGCCCGGCCGACGGCCCGGACCCTCCACGGTGGCCCGGTGTTGACGCGCGATCCGCTGGCAATGCTTGCTCTGCTGATGCGCGATCCGCTGGCGCTACTCGCTGTGCAGCGAACCCGCATGCCGGCGCTCGCCGTGCTCGTCTCCGCACTCGCCCTGGTCGCGGGGCTCGCCCCGGCGGCGGCCGACCCGCCACTCCCCCGGGCCGCGCCGGAGGCGACGCCGCACTCCCCCGCCCGGCCGGTCGGCGGACGCGCGGTCGACGGGTTCTACGCCGACCCCACCATCGCCGTGCACGACCGGACGTACTACCTGTATCCGACCACCGACGGTGAGGCCTACAAGGACGCGTCGTTCACGGTCTGGACGTCCACGGACCTGGCCACGTGGCGGAAGCGCGGTGAGGTGCTGCGGCTCGGCCCGGACGTCGCCTGGGCCGACAAGCTCGCCTGGGCTCCGGAGATCGCCGAGCGCGACGGCCGCTGGTACCTCTACTTCACCGGTGACATGAAGATCGGTGTCGCGGTGGCGGACTCCCCGCTCGGCCCGTTCCGCGACAGCGGGCGGCCCCTGGTCTCGGAGAACCCGGGCGGCCGCGGGCAGGCGATCGACCCGGCCGTGCTCGCCGCCCCGGACGGCACCCGCTGGCTGTACTGGGGCAACGGCCAGGCGCACGTGGTGCCGCTGAACCCGGACATGGTCTCGTTCGACCCGAAGAAGGTCACCGTCATCCGGGGCCTGGACGGGTTCGGCGAGGGCCTGCACATGGCCTACCGGGCCGGGACGTACCACCTGACGTGGTCGATCGGCCACTTCACCTCCGAGGACTACCGGGTCGGCTACGCCACCGCGCCGAGCCCGACCGGCCCGTTCACCAACCACGGTGTGATCCTCGCGAAGGACCTCGACCAGGGTGTCCGGGGCCCGGGCCACGGGTCGATGCTGCGGATCCCGGGCACCGACGAGTGGTACTACGCCTACCACCGCTTCGCGATCCCCGGCGGCGACGGCACTCACCGCGAGGTCACCCTCGACCGGGTCCCGATCACCCCGGAGGGGCGGTTCGGCCGGATCGCGCCGACCCTCGCCGGGCCGGCACCGCGGCCGGTTCCCTTGACCTGAAGCCAGGTCCAGCTCCTAGCGTCCTCCTCGGACGACCGATGAGTTCGCCGGCTCCGGCCGGTCGGACTCCATGACGGACGACGAGTGACGGGGTGAGGGACGTGACCACGACGGCACCGGCGCTGGATCTGCGCCACGGGACGCAACGGGTGTTCGCGCACCTGCTCGCGAGCACGCTGACGGTCTCGGTCGTCAACTTCACGGTCTGGTTCGCCGTGACGTTCTGGGTGTTCCTCGAGACCCGGTCGATCATGGCGACCGGGATCATCGCCGGGATCTTCCTGGCCGCGACCAGCCTGACCGGCATCCCGTTCGGCGGGATCGTCGACCACTTCGGCAAGAAGGCGGTCCTGCAGGCGTCCGCGGCGGTGTCCGCGACGATCTACCTCGGCTGCCTGGGCACCTACCTGCTCGTCCCGGCCGAGGAGTTCCGCGACCCGGGGAGCCCGGTGCTGTGGGCGTTCGTCGTCGCGCTGATGCTGGGCGTGATCACCGGGAACCTGCGGACGATCGCCCTGCCGACCCTGGTGACGCTGCTCGTGCCGGCCCCGGTGCGGGACCGCGCCAACGGCCTGGTCGGGACGGCGACCGGGGTGTCGTTCCTGGTCACCTCGGTGCTGTCCGGCCTGCTGGTCGCCTTCGACGGGATGCGGTCGGTGCTGGTGGTGGCCGTCGTGGCGCTGGGCGCGTCGCTGCTGCACCTGGCCCGGGTCCGGGTCCCGTCCGCGCCGGCGGCGGCCCCGTCGGCGGACGGCGGCGGGCGCGGTATCGACCTGCGCGGGACGCTGCAGGTGGTCCGCTCGGTGCCCGGCCTGCCGGCGCTGATCGTGTTCACCTGCGTGAACAACCTGCTCGGCGGGGTGTTCATGGCGCTGATGGACCCGTACGGCCTGTCGCTGGTGTCGGTCCAGGCGTGGGGCCTGCTGTGGGGCGCCCTGTCCACCCTCGTGATCATCGGCGGGCTGCTGGTCGCCCGCACCGGGCTCGGCTCGCGACCGGTCCGGACGCTGCTGCTGGTGAACGCGGTGCTGTGGACGTCGACGATGCTGTTCCCGCTGCAGGCCTCCATCGTCACGCTCACCGTGGGGATGGCCGTGTTCATGCTCCTGATGCCCTACGCCGAGGCGGCCGAGCAGACGGTGCTGCAGCGGGTGGTGCCCTACCACCGGCAGGGCCGGGTCTTCGGGTTCGCGCAGAGCGTCGAGCAGGCGGCCTCGCCGCTGACCGCGTTCCTGCTCGCTCCGGTGACCGAGCTCGTCGTGGTGCCGTTCATGACCGACGGCGCCGGAGCACGCACCGTCGGGCCGTGGTTCGGCACCGGGGCCGACCGCGCGATCGCCCTGGTGTTCGTGGTCGCCGGGCTGCTCGGGCTGGTCCTGACCCTGGCGGCGCTGGCGAGCGGCCCGTACCGGCGGCTGTCGACGGCCTACCTGACGGCACCCCGGGCCGAGCCCGCACCGCACGCGGAGCACGCGCCGGCGCCCGGGCCGCACACGGAGCACGCCCCGGCGCCCGCGCCCGGCCCGCGAACCGGGGACGGACTCACCGGGCCCGCGCCGGACCCGGTTCCCTGCGCGGCAGCCTGACCTCCGCCCCGCCGCGCCTGGTACTCATGGAGCTTTGGTCCTGTGGCACGGGACCAAAGCTCCATGAGTCCCAGTAGGGGCGGGGTGCCGGGCGGGTGGCGCGTCAGCCGAAGAGGGCCGGGATCTTGAGCACGAGCTGGTAGAGCCCGTACGCGAACGGCACGCCGACCCAGAGCCAGGCCAGGGTGGCCCCGCCCCACTGCACCGGCCCCCACGTCGGGGCCTCGTCCGCCGCATGCTTGCTCATTCCTGGCTCCCCTTCACCTCGGTCGTCTCCCGGTCCGCCGCCTCGGGTCCGGTCAGGTGGTGCTTCGGATCGACCGGCCGGATCAGCTCGTTGCACGCGAACGCGATCACCAGCAACACGATCATGATCATGAATGCGGTGGTGTAACGGGCCGGCCCCGCGACCCCGGCAGCGATCCGGGCGTCGGCGACCGCGTTGACGATCAGCGGCCCGAGCACGCCCGCGGTCGACCAGGCCGTCAGCAGCCGGCCGTGGATCGCCCCGACCTGGTAGGTGCCGAACAGGTCCCGCAGGTAGGCCGGGACGGTGGCGAACCCGGCGCCGTAGAACGACAGGATCAGGATCGAGGCGATCAGGAACAGCGCCCGGCTCTGGTTCGGCACCAGCGTGATCAGCAGGTACAGCAGCGCGCCGACACCCAGGTAGATCCGGTACATGTTCTTGCGCCCCAGGACGTCCGACAGCGACGACCACGCGATCCGGCCGGCCGAGTTCGCCAGCGACAGGATCGAGACGAAGCCGACCGCGGCCCCGGCGAGCGCCTGCGGCGGGGTGGAGTCCCGGAAGAAGTCCTGGAAGATCGGGTTCGCCCGTTCCAGGATACCGATCCCCGCGGTGACGTTGAAGGTCAGCACCACCCACAGCAGCCAGAACTGCGGGGTGCGGAGCGCCTCGTTCGCCGACACGTGGTTGGTCGTGATCATCTTCGAGGTCGTCGCCGTCGCCGGGTCCCACCCGGGCGGCGACCAGCCCTCGGCCGGAACCCGGATCAGCAGCCAGCCCACCGACATGAAGACCAGGTAGATCAGCCCCATGACCAGGAACGTCGTGCCGATGCCGGCGACCGACGGGTCGGGACCGGTCGCGTCGAACGCCGACAGCAGCGACGCCGTCAACGGCGACGCGATCAGCGCACCGCCGCCGAACCCCATGATGGCCAGCCCGGTGGACAGGCCGGGCCGGTCCGGGAACCACTTGATCAGCGTCGAGACCGGCGAGATGTAGCCGACGCCCAGCCCG
It contains:
- a CDS encoding family 43 glycosylhydrolase; the encoded protein is MLTRDPLAMLALLMRDPLALLAVQRTRMPALAVLVSALALVAGLAPAAADPPLPRAAPEATPHSPARPVGGRAVDGFYADPTIAVHDRTYYLYPTTDGEAYKDASFTVWTSTDLATWRKRGEVLRLGPDVAWADKLAWAPEIAERDGRWYLYFTGDMKIGVAVADSPLGPFRDSGRPLVSENPGGRGQAIDPAVLAAPDGTRWLYWGNGQAHVVPLNPDMVSFDPKKVTVIRGLDGFGEGLHMAYRAGTYHLTWSIGHFTSEDYRVGYATAPSPTGPFTNHGVILAKDLDQGVRGPGHGSMLRIPGTDEWYYAYHRFAIPGGDGTHREVTLDRVPITPEGRFGRIAPTLAGPAPRPVPLT
- a CDS encoding PPOX class F420-dependent oxidoreductase codes for the protein MSSLSPEVVAFLRHGTRTGMLGWTAKDGRPLAAPVWFLVEDGTLVFNTGAGTAKGRAISRDPRVVLTADLPEPPYAFVQVQGIAETDDDPAELLRTATALGARYMGPDRAEEFGRRNGVPGELVVRIRPTKVVSSLDITA
- a CDS encoding OFA family MFS transporter, with the protein product MAAGFLARERIVAPPGWSRWLVPPAALSIHLAIGQAYAWSAFKVPLGNGLDLSGVATALPFTLAIIMLGLSSALFGTKVDENGPRWAMVVATSCFVSGFLISALGLYIGWYWLVVFGYGFVGGIGLGVGYISPVSTLIKWFPDRPGLSTGLAIMGFGGGALIASPLTASLLSAFDATGPDPSVAGIGTTFLVMGLIYLVFMSVGWLLIRVPAEGWSPPGWDPATATTSKMITTNHVSANEALRTPQFWLLWVVLTFNVTAGIGILERANPIFQDFFRDSTPPQALAGAAVGFVSILSLANSAGRIAWSSLSDVLGRKNMYRIYLGVGALLYLLITLVPNQSRALFLIASILILSFYGAGFATVPAYLRDLFGTYQVGAIHGRLLTAWSTAGVLGPLIVNAVADARIAAGVAGPARYTTAFMIMIVLLVIAFACNELIRPVDPKHHLTGPEAADRETTEVKGSQE
- a CDS encoding MFS transporter, whose product is MTTTAPALDLRHGTQRVFAHLLASTLTVSVVNFTVWFAVTFWVFLETRSIMATGIIAGIFLAATSLTGIPFGGIVDHFGKKAVLQASAAVSATIYLGCLGTYLLVPAEEFRDPGSPVLWAFVVALMLGVITGNLRTIALPTLVTLLVPAPVRDRANGLVGTATGVSFLVTSVLSGLLVAFDGMRSVLVVAVVALGASLLHLARVRVPSAPAAAPSADGGGRGIDLRGTLQVVRSVPGLPALIVFTCVNNLLGGVFMALMDPYGLSLVSVQAWGLLWGALSTLVIIGGLLVARTGLGSRPVRTLLLVNAVLWTSTMLFPLQASIVTLTVGMAVFMLLMPYAEAAEQTVLQRVVPYHRQGRVFGFAQSVEQAASPLTAFLLAPVTELVVVPFMTDGAGARTVGPWFGTGADRAIALVFVVAGLLGLVLTLAALASGPYRRLSTAYLTAPRAEPAPHAEHAPAPGPHTEHAPAPAPGPRTGDGLTGPAPDPVPCAAA